Proteins encoded in a region of the Pseudomonas viciae genome:
- the rluB gene encoding 23S rRNA pseudouridine(2605) synthase RluB, translated as MKDLDQNDSQEIGPAGEKLQKVLARIGVGSRRDVEAWITQGRIKVNGKDATLGLRVDMHDAITIDGKVIKREEAAETVRRVIMYNKPDGEICTRDDPEGRPTVFDKMPRPKEGRWINIGRLDINTTGLLMFTTDGELANRLMHPSYEMDREYAVRVRGEVDDEMIERLKAGVVLEDGPARFTDIKQAPGGEGFNHWYHCVVMEGRNREVRRLWESQGLVVSRLKRVRFGPVFLNSDLPMGRWREMSQYEVDILAAEVGLKPVAMPQMTAKSKDKLERMQRKSSRPMGKTERVRTLRPAADGAPTGPRPSREPQIEGERPARKPAPRQDGERGPRTPRPANGRTERSEGRGAPAGRGTPVADRPADTKRPAKPAPKKRPGIVLVDRDTPSGKRRGAPAGSGQRPGFGRRKPE; from the coding sequence ATGAAAGACCTAGACCAGAACGACAGCCAGGAAATCGGCCCAGCAGGCGAGAAACTGCAAAAAGTCCTCGCCCGTATCGGCGTAGGCTCGCGCCGCGACGTGGAAGCCTGGATCACCCAGGGCCGGATCAAGGTCAACGGCAAAGATGCCACCTTGGGCCTGCGTGTCGACATGCACGACGCCATCACCATCGATGGCAAGGTGATCAAGCGCGAAGAGGCCGCCGAAACGGTGCGCCGCGTGATCATGTACAACAAACCCGACGGCGAGATCTGCACCCGTGACGACCCGGAAGGCCGTCCGACCGTGTTCGATAAAATGCCACGTCCGAAAGAAGGCCGCTGGATCAACATCGGTCGCCTGGACATCAACACCACCGGTCTGCTGATGTTCACCACCGACGGTGAGCTGGCCAACCGTTTGATGCACCCGTCCTACGAGATGGACCGCGAATACGCCGTGCGCGTACGTGGTGAAGTCGATGACGAAATGATCGAGCGCCTGAAGGCTGGCGTCGTGCTGGAAGACGGCCCGGCGCGTTTCACCGACATCAAGCAGGCGCCCGGCGGTGAAGGCTTCAACCATTGGTACCACTGCGTGGTGATGGAAGGCCGTAACCGTGAAGTGCGTCGCCTGTGGGAATCCCAGGGGCTGGTGGTCAGCCGCCTGAAGCGCGTGCGTTTCGGCCCGGTGTTCCTCAACTCCGACCTGCCGATGGGCCGCTGGCGCGAAATGAGCCAGTATGAAGTCGACATCCTGGCGGCCGAAGTAGGCCTCAAGCCGGTGGCGATGCCGCAGATGACCGCCAAGAGCAAGGACAAACTGGAGCGGATGCAGCGTAAATCCTCGCGTCCGATGGGCAAGACCGAGCGCGTGCGTACCCTGCGTCCGGCTGCTGACGGTGCGCCGACCGGCCCACGTCCTTCGCGCGAGCCACAGATCGAAGGCGAGCGCCCGGCCCGCAAGCCAGCACCACGCCAGGATGGCGAGCGCGGCCCGCGCACGCCACGCCCGGCCAATGGCCGCACTGAACGCAGTGAAGGTCGCGGTGCTCCTGCAGGCCGTGGCACGCCAGTGGCTGATCGCCCGGCCGACACCAAGCGCCCGGCCAAGCCCGCACCGAAAAAGCGCCCGGGCATCGTCCTGGTCGACCGCGACACGCCATCGGGCAAGCGCCGTGGGGCACCGGCAGGTTCCGGGCAGCGTCCGGGGTTTGGGCGTCGCAAGCCGGAGTGA